The Clostridium sp. AWRP genome has a window encoding:
- a CDS encoding aspartyl-phosphate phosphatase Spo0E family protein, with amino-acid sequence MNDNLRILDVEINNLKETLYLLMKTSSLTDEIVVKCSEKLDRLILQYQKENKFS; translated from the coding sequence ATGAATGATAATTTGAGAATTTTAGATGTTGAAATAAACAATCTAAAGGAAACTTTATATCTATTAATGAAAACTAGTAGTCTTACGGACGAAATTGTTGTAAAGTGCAGTGAAAAATTGGACAGGCTAATTCTACAATACCAAAAGGAAAATAAATTTAGTTAA
- the rocF gene encoding arginase produces MDVSVIGVPIFFGSDKKGTEYGPKKLRQKNIIDILNKSGHTTYDAGDIHVLNIPEDEKYTFNSHMKYLKPILDANKNLAHQVYSSLCAHSFPLTIGGDHSIGLGSLSGTSKYNENIAVIWLDAHGDINTDKTSPSGNVHGMPLSAAMGFGYDKLSNLYYKGPKVKPENVFILGARSLDEGEQNLLKEQNISVYSTDDIHVMGIKNIMDKIYLKLKRNKIQSLHLSFDIDVLNPQLVPGTGTPVKKGINVTEVKYILKYLMETGLVKSMDMVELNPKLDRDDKTSNLCIDLLSWTFQHLK; encoded by the coding sequence ATGGACGTTAGTGTAATAGGTGTACCTATCTTTTTTGGTTCTGACAAAAAAGGTACAGAATACGGTCCTAAAAAGTTAAGGCAAAAAAATATAATAGATATTTTAAATAAAAGTGGCCATACGACTTATGATGCTGGAGATATCCATGTTTTAAATATACCTGAAGATGAGAAATATACATTTAATTCTCATATGAAGTATTTAAAACCAATACTAGATGCAAATAAGAATTTAGCTCATCAAGTTTACAGTTCACTATGTGCCCATAGTTTTCCCTTGACCATAGGCGGTGATCATTCTATAGGTCTTGGAAGTCTTTCAGGTACAAGCAAATACAATGAAAATATTGCAGTTATATGGCTAGATGCCCATGGGGATATAAATACAGATAAAACTTCCCCTTCAGGTAATGTACATGGAATGCCCCTTTCAGCTGCTATGGGATTTGGGTATGATAAACTTTCTAATCTCTATTATAAAGGTCCTAAAGTAAAGCCAGAAAATGTATTTATACTAGGTGCTAGGTCTTTAGATGAAGGTGAGCAGAATCTTTTAAAAGAGCAAAATATAAGTGTATACTCCACCGATGACATTCATGTAATGGGTATAAAAAATATAATGGATAAAATTTATTTAAAATTAAAAAGAAATAAAATACAATCTCTTCACTTGAGTTTCGATATAGACGTTTTAAATCCTCAATTAGTCCCTGGAACAGGTACCCCAGTTAAAAAAGGCATAAACGTTACAGAAGTTAAATATATATTAAAATATTTAATGGAAACCGGACTTGTAAAATCCATGGATATGGTGGAGTTAAACCCTAAATTGGATCGAGATGATAAAACTTCTAACTTATGTATAGATTTGCTTTCCTGGACTTTTCAGCATTTAAAATAA
- a CDS encoding 5-formyltetrahydrofolate cyclo-ligase yields the protein MDKSIIRKKMKEERNKLSNLQKEKLDNSVLQKVIESEEYNKANSIFIFVSYGSEVDTHRIIKKALEQEKNVCVPKVISKEDGMVAVRIHDFSELKSGAYGILEPEDTKSKVEEYSIDLCYIPGVAFDKRGGRVGYGGGYYDRFFKKLRENSKKIALAYRFQILDEVPMEEHDMFIDGIISD from the coding sequence ATGGATAAGAGTATTATAAGAAAGAAAATGAAAGAAGAGAGAAATAAATTATCTAATTTGCAAAAAGAAAAATTGGACAACAGTGTACTTCAAAAAGTTATAGAGAGTGAAGAATATAATAAGGCTAACAGTATATTTATATTTGTAAGTTACGGAAGTGAAGTAGACACTCATAGAATCATAAAAAAGGCACTTGAGCAGGAAAAAAATGTTTGTGTTCCTAAAGTTATATCTAAAGAGGATGGAATGGTTGCAGTTAGAATACATGATTTTAGTGAATTAAAAAGTGGGGCATATGGTATATTGGAACCAGAAGATACAAAATCTAAAGTAGAAGAATACTCTATAGATTTGTGTTATATTCCAGGAGTAGCCTTTGATAAAAGAGGTGGGAGAGTTGGATATGGAGGAGGATATTACGATAGGTTTTTTAAAAAGCTTAGAGAGAACTCCAAAAAAATTGCCCTTGCATATAGGTTTCAGATACTAGATGAAGTCCCCATGGAAGAACATGATATGTTTATAGATGGTATAATTTCTGATTAA
- a CDS encoding DUF896 domain-containing protein, whose amino-acid sequence MDKLTERINFLYKKSKTSQLTEDEKEEQRRLREKYINNIRKNLKAQLGAIQPKSDEDELN is encoded by the coding sequence ATGGACAAATTAACTGAAAGAATAAATTTTCTTTATAAAAAGAGTAAAACTTCACAACTTACAGAAGATGAAAAAGAGGAACAGAGAAGGCTTAGAGAGAAGTATATAAACAATATAAGGAAAAATTTAAAAGCTCAGCTTGGAGCTATACAACCAAAATCTGATGAAGATGAACTCAATTAA
- a CDS encoding aminopeptidase — protein MSKNLTKEYKYAWDKYSKKDFKILFKISDEYEKFMSKCKTERECVKEFILRAEKNGYKNIEDIMNAKSTLKVGDKVYANNKNKNLALFVIGTENMEKGMRILGAHIDSPRLDLKQNPLYEDADLALFDTHYYGGIKKYQWVTLPLAIHGVVIKKDGTKVEIVIGEEDGDPVVGVSDLLVHLAGDQMDKKGNKVVEGEDLNVLIGSIPIEDKEAKNRVKKNILRILNDKYGIEEEDFVSAEVEVVPAGPARDFGLDSSMVMAYGHDDKICAYTSFDAMMKIENPNKTCVTLLVDKEEIGSVGATGMQSRFFENTVAEVMSLCEEYSDLKLRRALTNSKMLSSDVSAAFDPNYPSVMDKNNAAYFGKGVVFNKYTGARGKSGCNDANPEYIAEIRNIMDKNDVSWQTAELGKVDQGGGGTIAYILAEYNMQVIDCGIALHNMHAPWEVASKADIYEAVKGYVAFLKEI, from the coding sequence ATGTCAAAAAATTTAACTAAGGAATATAAATATGCATGGGACAAATATTCAAAAAAAGATTTTAAAATACTCTTTAAAATTTCAGATGAGTATGAAAAATTTATGTCTAAATGCAAGACAGAGAGAGAATGTGTAAAAGAATTTATATTGAGAGCTGAAAAAAACGGATATAAAAATATAGAGGATATAATGAATGCAAAATCTACTTTAAAAGTAGGAGATAAGGTTTATGCTAATAATAAAAATAAAAATTTAGCTCTTTTTGTAATAGGTACGGAGAATATGGAAAAAGGGATGAGGATACTTGGAGCTCATATAGACTCTCCACGACTTGATTTAAAGCAAAACCCTCTTTATGAGGATGCTGACCTTGCGCTGTTTGATACCCATTATTATGGAGGTATAAAGAAATATCAGTGGGTTACCCTTCCACTTGCCATTCATGGTGTAGTTATAAAAAAAGATGGAACCAAGGTAGAAATAGTAATAGGAGAAGAGGATGGAGATCCTGTAGTTGGAGTATCTGACTTACTTGTACATCTTGCAGGAGATCAAATGGATAAAAAAGGAAACAAAGTTGTAGAAGGAGAAGATTTAAATGTTCTAATTGGAAGTATTCCAATAGAGGACAAAGAAGCTAAAAATAGAGTAAAAAAGAACATATTGAGAATTTTAAACGACAAATATGGAATAGAAGAAGAGGATTTTGTATCTGCAGAAGTAGAAGTAGTTCCAGCAGGGCCTGCCAGAGATTTTGGACTTGACAGCAGTATGGTTATGGCTTATGGCCATGATGATAAAATATGTGCTTATACTTCTTTTGATGCCATGATGAAAATAGAAAATCCAAACAAGACCTGTGTTACTCTTTTAGTAGATAAAGAAGAAATAGGAAGCGTAGGAGCTACAGGAATGCAATCAAGGTTTTTTGAAAATACAGTAGCTGAAGTAATGTCACTATGCGAAGAATACAGCGATTTAAAACTTAGAAGGGCTTTAACGAATTCGAAAATGCTGTCTTCTGACGTAAGCGCTGCCTTTGATCCAAATTATCCTTCTGTAATGGATAAAAATAATGCAGCATATTTCGGAAAGGGAGTAGTATTTAATAAATATACTGGTGCAAGAGGAAAGTCAGGTTGTAATGATGCGAATCCAGAATATATAGCTGAAATAAGAAATATAATGGATAAAAACGATGTATCCTGGCAAACCGCGGAACTTGGTAAGGTAGACCAGGGCGGTGGTGGAACTATAGCTTATATACTGGCAGAGTACAATATGCAAGTTATAGATTGTGGAATAGCACTTCACAATATGCATGCACCTTGGGAAGTAGCAAGTAAAGCAGATATATATGAAGCTGTAAAAGGATACGTTGCATTTCTAAAAGAGATATAA
- a CDS encoding magnesium transporter CorA family protein — MKILDIDNGFKEVTEKIDFISRHYWILLHADEIEKLKDFVDIDRDSIEECKSFSQVSKINFFNGYLFIILNILNYVEEIVIPKELNVFLSRNYIITVYKDKIDILDDLIQDMDDSKNCFLLKDNPRASILLYYILDRIVIKNYDIISALEVKADKIEIDVLKNPKHDQIDGLITLRRQVYKVRKYLNPLIYIGDSLVMNDNLVIEKDILEYFSNLNRKIEKLMFSVESLVQDLALVREAFESETANKTNEVMKVFTVIASIFLPLDLISSIYGMNLKGIPFMEIENGCHYVVIIMFLVAVILICIFKRKKWF; from the coding sequence ATGAAAATACTTGATATAGATAATGGCTTTAAAGAAGTTACGGAAAAAATTGATTTTATAAGCAGACATTATTGGATATTACTTCATGCAGATGAAATTGAAAAGTTAAAGGATTTTGTAGACATAGATAGAGATAGTATAGAGGAATGTAAAAGTTTTTCACAAGTATCAAAAATAAACTTTTTCAATGGGTATCTTTTTATAATACTTAATATACTCAATTATGTAGAAGAAATAGTAATTCCTAAAGAATTGAATGTATTTTTAAGTAGAAATTATATAATAACTGTATACAAAGATAAAATTGATATATTAGATGATTTAATACAAGATATGGATGACTCCAAAAATTGCTTTTTACTAAAGGACAATCCGAGGGCATCTATATTACTTTACTATATTTTAGACAGAATAGTTATAAAAAACTATGATATAATATCTGCATTAGAGGTTAAAGCAGATAAAATTGAAATAGATGTTTTAAAAAATCCAAAACATGATCAGATAGATGGTTTGATAACCTTGAGAAGACAGGTTTATAAAGTAAGAAAATATTTGAATCCACTTATATACATAGGAGATAGCTTGGTTATGAATGACAATCTGGTAATAGAAAAAGATATCTTAGAATACTTTAGCAATTTAAATAGAAAAATAGAAAAACTTATGTTTTCTGTTGAAAGTTTAGTTCAAGATCTGGCTTTAGTGAGGGAAGCTTTTGAATCTGAAACTGCAAATAAAACCAATGAAGTTATGAAAGTTTTTACTGTAATAGCTAGTATATTCTTACCATTAGATCTCATAAGTAGTATCTATGGTATGAATCTAAAAGGAATACCATTTATGGAGATAGAAAATGGATGCCACTATGTAGTAATAATTATGTTTCTTGTGGCAGTCATTCTTATATGTATATTTAAGAGGAAAAAGTGGTTTTAA
- the hprK gene encoding HPr(Ser) kinase/phosphatase: protein MPVTVVDIINDLNLEVINRGENVNEIKESDINRPGLQFSGFYNYYANERVQIVGKAEWSFLDAMQPELRKKRLGKYFEFDNPCTIITRNLVPHKEFLESAILNKRWILRTDNISTRFINKVMNYLDDKLAPETRIHGVLVDVYGIGILITGESGIGKSETALELIKRGHRLVADDAVDIKQIDGVLHGTSPYITSGMIEVRGMGIIDIPALYGLSSVLKSKDINMIIYLEQWKEDENYDRLGIDKEYLNILNVPVRKLKIPIRPGRNLAVIIEAAAANYRYSLISNVTPVDVISERINEVARKKNG, encoded by the coding sequence ATGCCAGTAACAGTAGTAGATATTATAAATGATTTGAATTTGGAAGTTATAAATAGAGGAGAAAATGTAAATGAAATAAAGGAAAGTGATATAAATAGACCTGGGCTTCAATTTAGTGGGTTTTATAATTATTATGCTAATGAGAGAGTTCAGATAGTAGGCAAGGCGGAATGGAGTTTTTTAGATGCTATGCAGCCTGAACTTAGGAAAAAAAGGCTGGGAAAATATTTTGAATTTGACAATCCATGTACCATAATAACTAGAAATTTGGTACCTCATAAGGAGTTCTTAGAGAGTGCTATCTTGAATAAAAGGTGGATACTAAGAACTGATAATATATCTACAAGGTTTATAAATAAGGTTATGAATTATTTAGATGATAAATTAGCACCTGAAACAAGGATACATGGTGTCCTTGTAGATGTTTATGGTATTGGAATACTTATAACTGGAGAAAGTGGTATAGGAAAAAGTGAGACTGCACTTGAACTTATAAAAAGGGGGCATCGTTTAGTTGCAGATGATGCAGTAGATATAAAGCAAATAGATGGGGTACTTCATGGAACATCGCCGTATATTACTTCAGGAATGATAGAAGTTAGAGGAATGGGGATAATTGATATACCTGCCCTTTATGGGTTGAGTTCTGTACTTAAGTCAAAGGATATTAACATGATAATATATCTGGAGCAGTGGAAAGAAGATGAAAATTATGATAGACTTGGAATAGACAAAGAGTATTTAAATATATTAAATGTACCTGTAAGAAAATTAAAAATTCCAATTAGGCCAGGAAGAAATCTGGCAGTCATAATAGAGGCCGCTGCAGCAAATTACAGATACAGTCTTATATCAAATGTAACTCCTGTAGATGTAATAAGTGAAAGAATAAATGAGGTGGCGAGAAAGAAAAATGGATAA